From the genome of Aerococcus urinaehominis:
AGGGCTAAAGCCGGGTGGCCGTAAACCACGCTGTGCTCGCCCATTAGGATAATTTTGCCATGGGCGCTTCCTATGCCCCGTGCCTGCTTCGTCATACCGTCACTCCTTTAAGTCTCTGGCTTAAACTGGCTTAAAAACCAGAAAACCATATCACACTTATTATACTGGAAGATGGTCAGTTTGCCACCCATAAAGTCCTAATTACCCTAAGTGGCTTGGGCCCGGTTGAGATTTGGGTCCGCCCCTAGTCAGCCTAGCTTTTTTTTGCTAAAATGCTTATATCTAATAGAAAAAGGAGATGGAGATAGCGTCATGACCAAGCATGAAGAATTACAAGATTTTGACCGCATTATCGTGCTCGACTATGGTAGCCAATACAACCAATTGATTACTCGTCGGATCCGGGAATTTGGGGTGTATTCGGAACTGATGTCACGCCATACCACGGCGGCAGAAATCCAGGCCATGCCTCATGTGAAGGGGGTTGTCCTCTCAGGTGGCCCGAGCTCAGTTTATGAGGAAGGTTCTTATGATGTGGATGAAAAGATTTACGAACTGGGTATCCCAGTTTTAGGTATCTGCTATGGCATGCAGTTAACCGCCAAAAAATTCGGTGGTCAAGTAGAAAAAGCGGCTAAGAAGGAATTTGGCCAACAAGAGATGAAAATTGACAAGCGGGATTCTAAAATCTTTGCCGGTCTTGAAGAGGTCGAAACCGTCCTCATGTCACACGGTGACCATATCACTAAGGTGCCTGAAGGCTTTGAAGTCACAGCCAAGGGCCACAACAGCCCAGTAGCGGCCTTTGAAAACCCAGACAAGCAAATTTATGGCTTCCAGTTCCACCCAGAAGTGAAGGCTTCTATCCATGGTCATGACATGCTCCATAACTTTGTCTTCAACATTTGTGGCGCCCAGGCTGACTGGACCATGGCCAACTTTATTGACCTGCAAATCCAACAAATCCGCGAAAAAGTCGGTAACGACAAGGTCCTACTTGGTCTATCAGGTGGGGTGGACTCGTCAGTGGTTGGGGGCCTCTTACAAAAAGCCATCGGCGACCAGTTAACTTGTATCTTCGTTGACCACGGCCTCTTGCGTAAAAACGAGGCCCAACAGGTAATGGATA
Proteins encoded in this window:
- the guaA gene encoding glutamine-hydrolyzing GMP synthase; amino-acid sequence: MTKHEELQDFDRIIVLDYGSQYNQLITRRIREFGVYSELMSRHTTAAEIQAMPHVKGVVLSGGPSSVYEEGSYDVDEKIYELGIPVLGICYGMQLTAKKFGGQVEKAAKKEFGQQEMKIDKRDSKIFAGLEEVETVLMSHGDHITKVPEGFEVTAKGHNSPVAAFENPDKQIYGFQFHPEVKASIHGHDMLHNFVFNICGAQADWTMANFIDLQIQQIREKVGNDKVLLGLSGGVDSSVVGGLLQKAIGDQLTCIFVDHGLLRKNEAQQVMDTLGDGFGLNIIKVDAADRFLGKLKGVDDPEQKRKIIGNEFIEVFDDEADKLDGIKWLAQGTLYTDIIESGTDSAQTIKSHHNVGGLPEDMQFELIEPLDTLFKDEVRALGEELGMPHHIVWRQPFPGPGLAIRVIGEVTPEKLQVVRESDWVLRDEIAKAGLEGDIWQYFTVLPGFKSVGVMGDVRTYDYTIGIRAVTSVDGMTSEWARIPYDVLDDISRRIVNEVDGINRVVLDITSKPPATIEWE